One segment of Ricinus communis isolate WT05 ecotype wild-type chromosome 8, ASM1957865v1, whole genome shotgun sequence DNA contains the following:
- the LOC8285157 gene encoding proline-rich protein 4, whose product MWIRPVSRGAFLCFYLSLVLAATFCYGDEGNTVEVVGIGECADCAESNVKTSQAVSGLRITIDCKPENGEFKTRGVGELDEEGRFTVGLPSHLVKKGKLKEECYAQLHSASAAPCPTHSGLESSKIVLKSKNNGKHTFGLAGKLRFSSVTCTSAFLWPHFKYPPLPKFPPLHKWKFPPLKNFGHHPYLFPPKVFPPFPPKVFPPFPPKVYPPFPPKVYPPFPPKVYPPFPPKVYPPFPPKVFPPKPLPPPVPVYKPPPKEFPPPVPVYKPPPKEFPPPVPVYKPPPKVLPPPVPVYKPPPKVLPPPVPVYKPPPKVYPPPVPVYKPPPAPIKPLPPPVPTKKPCPPVKKPFPPKPPVYKPKPKPPVYKPPPVPIYTPTPKPPVYKPPPVPIYTPTPKPPVYKPPPVPTYKPKPPTFYKPLPPIPKIPPFHKKPCPPLPKLPPFPKIPPKYFHHPKFGKKWPPLPPFSPIH is encoded by the exons ATGTGGATTCGGCCCGTTTCCCGAGGAGCATTTCTGTGCTTCTACTTATCGTTAGTGTTGGCTGCAACCTTCTGCTATGGCGATGAGGGGAATACAGTTGAGGTAGTTGGAATAGGGGAATGTGCAGACTGTGCAGAAAGCAACGTTAAGACTAGCCAGGCAGTTTCAG GGCTTCGCATAACAATTGATTGCAAGCCAGAAAATGGGGAGTTCAAAACAAGAGGAGTTGGTGAGCTAGATGAAGAAGGAAGATTCACAGTGGGTCTTCCTAGTCATTTGGTAAAAAAAGGGAAACTGAAAGAAGAATGCTATGCTCAACTTCACAGTGCCTCAGCTGCACCATGCCCTACCCATAGTGGCCTCGAGTCGTCCAAGATTGTGTTGAAGTCCAAAAACAATGGAAAACACACATTTGGGTTGGCAGGAAAACTGAGATTTTCATCAGTGACATGCACTTCAGCTTTCTTATGGCCTCATTTCAAGTACCCACCACTACCCAAATTCCCACCTTTGCATAAGTGGAAATTTCCCCCACTGAAAAACTTTGGCCATCATCCATACCTATTCCCTCCTAAGGTCTTCCCTCCATTCCCTCCTAAGGTTTTTCCTCCCTTTCCTCCAAAGGTTTACCCTCCATTTCCTCCAAAGGTTTATCCTCCATTCCCACCTAAGGTTTATCCTCCATTCCCACCTAAGGTTTATCCTCCATTCCCACCTAAGGTTTTCCCTCCTAAACCACTTCCACCACCAGTTCCAGTCTACAAGCCACCACCAAAGGAATTCCCTCCACCAGTTCCAGTGTACAAGCCACCACCAAAGGAATTCCCTCCTCCAGTTCCCGTCTACAAGCCCCCACCAAAGGTACTCCCTCCACCAGTTCCAGTCTACAAGCCACCACCAAAGGTACTCCCTCCACCAGTACCAGTCTATAAGCCACCACCAAAAGTTTACCCTCCGCCAGTACCAGTCTACAAGCCGCCACCAGCACCAATAAAGCCTCTTCCGCCACCAGTACCAACGAAAAAACCATGTCCACCTGTCAAGAAACCTTTTCCACCTAAACCACCAGTTTACAAGCCAAAACCTAAGCCACCAGTCTACAAGCCGCCTCCTGTTCCTATCTACACGCCAACACCAAAACCGCCAGTTTATAAACCACCTCCTGTTCCTATCTACACGCCGACACCAAAACCGCCAGTTTATAAACCACCTCCGGTTCCGACCTATAAACCCAAACCACCAACCTTTTACAAGCCTCTTCCTCCAATCCCAAAAATCCCTCCATTTCACAAGAAGCCATGCCCTCCTCTTCCTAAGCTTCCTCCATTCCCCAAGATTCCTCCAAAGTACTTCCACCACCCTAAGTTTGGAAAGAAGTGGCCTCCATTGCCCCCCTTTTCTCCTATCCATTAG